The genomic window tgcatgccctttgacccagtagtgtttctactgggattatatctgaaagagatcctaaagaagggaaagggacccatatgtgccaaaatgtttgtggcagcccttcttgtagtgggaagaaactgggatctgaatggatgcccatccattggagaatgactgaacaagttgtgatacatgaatgttatggaatattattgttctattagcaATGGAACTCTCTGCCTcagcagagaggcctggagaaattaacataaactaatgctgagtaaaatgagcagaaccaatagaacactgtatatagcaacaacaagatcaactgtgatggacttggctcttctcaaaaatggagtgattcaaggcaaatccaacagacttgggatggcaAATGCCATCCAATGAGAGAAATACAGACACTGAATATGTGTCAAAGCATAGGTATTTTAGGAGTTGGTTTCCTTAGtttagttttttctctctctctttttttttttttttcttttttcttttttctttttaatgtactCCCTCTCCAGCAGGCTGGGCCCTGGGGTTTTGCCTTTGGCCATTGCCATTTCCAGATGCAGTTGTTCTCTGGGGAATGTGGCAGAAATGAGCGTGATCCTCTGGGCCTTGCCCAGTGGCCAAAGGATGCTCTTCAGTCCTGCCAACCCTGAACAGTCCAGCTTAATCTGTGGGTACCCTCGTAGTCCCCTGCCCTTCCCCTTCAAGCTGCCACATGGGTTTAAATGGGAGTCTCTCATAAGATTTGCAAACTCCAAAGCTCTCAATGTCAGTCACAGTACTGGTATTATGGGAGGGGAGGACTGGCCAATGGCCCCATCCTTCTGAACATCCCTACTGTGTGTAGTTGACAGAACCCCCACATGGATTGGGAACATTCGGAGACAGTTTGCGATTGAGCCTGGTCTGTTAAACCTGGGATAAAGCTGCTGCTCTGGGGCCCAGGAGAGGCATTAGGCAGCCAGAGTCCCGGCTCCCCTTCTTTTTTGGCTCCAAATGCTGTCAGCCTCTGGAGGGGAAACGGCCTCAGGTCTTTTCCCTCAGGGGCTGACACATGGCTTGGCTGTGTGAGTTAATTCTTCCCTGCTTGGGGGGAAGGACTGTTGGATATGGTCACCCCTTTGGGAGCCTTGGAAGGGACTGCCGGCTCGCTGCCAGAGGTCCATGAGCAGGCCGGTGTTCAGGCTCCCTTGCTTCTAGACTTCCCTACCACGCTTCTGTCCCGATGGGGCCCCCTCATGGCGGAGCGTCCCACCGGACTTATGTTCTGCTCATCCTGGAATATCCTCTGCTAGGCGGCCCTCCTCTCCTTGGTCCATAGGGCCTGTGTTTTTGGAGGGGCTCAGGCCAGGagccttctctcccttcccagtCACAACCACTTCCGCTCCCTTTTGTGAATCCCCTGCTCTCTGAGGGCAGCCATAGTCTTTCCATTTGCTTCTATCTGAATTCCCTGCGCAGCCCTCAGCACAGTGCTGGAAACGTGGCAAGCTTTAATACATTGTGGTTCCtaacttcctccttcccccagcaTTTCCTTGGACAAAAGTTGAACCTCCACACGGGCTCAGCCATATGCTCCCCAAATGTGTCGTTCTGCTCGTGATTTGCAAGCACTCTCCCTGGGGATGCTGGGAGCATGTGCCCCCAGTTCTCAGAGAGTGCTTCTTACCATGCCAGTTTAGTAAATGGCTTTCCTCCAAAGGCAGCTGGGCATCACAGTAGCTGGCCCCAGGAAGACAGAGTTCAAACTGACCTCAGAGACTATGTGACCTCTAATTGCCTCTGTTCCTTTAGCTGCTAATTGGTCTATTAATAGCAGCCACTTCATGGGGTTGTTGGAAGAagtaaatggaataatatttacaaagcacttagcataatgcctgatacTTTCTACatgctcatcatcatcatcatcatctagcCTCAGCTACTTCCCAGATGTGTTACCTTGATCATCgaaagtttcagtttcctcatctgtaaaatggaaagaggaCCTCCACCACAGAATTGTGATGTACAAGTCATCTACACAATACACTTAATAACccttaaaatgtttaataaatgctactcTGATAGAGTGGACCTTGATCTGACTGGTAAGTGCGATTTTTGCATTGTATTCAATAGGGCTGTGACATTGTTCttaagttcttttttatatttgttttgcagCCAATTGGAGTTAAGAACTCgggctaggaagtattaagtgtctgagggcggatttgaactcagggcctcttgacttcagggctggccatctagctgccccttgttttTAAGTTCTGACGGATCGGTGTGATGTCCGGGGAACAGCGGACAACGGTTGTGTCCATAGTAATGCTCCGGTTTCAGTATAACCTTTGCATTCTTAGGGGGTTTTGTGTAGTCCGGGGAAGGATCTGGCGGCTCTTAGTTGTGGAAGAGAATGAACCGCTAGTCTTACTTCTCACCACCTGGCTGTGTCTTTCCAGGTGCTCAATGGGGGTGCAGTGCCCAGTTTTTTAACACTTCCTTCCTTTGCTTTGATAACATCCTGGATCCTAAAAGATAATGGTTCTGCATCACCCTCCTTGATCTGCTTGGCTTGGCCACTTGTTCGGTGTGTGTCAACATACTCTGCTCTGAGTGGTCATTGATGCCTGTTACCTCTCTTTCCCTCGCATGACAGTCACCTGTGTACATGCTCTTCCTGCTCCCAGACTGGGACTTTCTGGAGGGCAGGGGGTTCGGTGCTCGGTGGGGATTTGGTGAGAGAGATGCGGGGCAGGAGAGAGGAGCAGAAATgtagttgttttgttgttttgttcagtCACTTGCAAACCTTAGTGAGCCCACTGggttacttggcaaagataccggagtggtttgccgccccttctccagctcgttgggcaggtgaggaaactgggtAAACGGGGTTAAATGgcctgctcagagtcacacagctagtgcgtGTCTGAGTCAGGAAGGATTCAGGAAGGTGAGCCTTCCCTACTGCAGATCCacaactctatccactgccccacctgcTGTCCTCAGAAATACATAAGCCATTCGCATAATGGTGGTCTCAGATAGTGAGACAGTCTGGAATAGAACAGGATGGGGGTTCGGCGCAGGCCTTGGGTTAAACCCACAGTTAAGGAGTCCTGAAGGGCGATGCAAGATAATATGGAATAGAAAAGGATGGGGGTTCAGGTCAGGCCTTGGGTTAAACCCACAGTTAAGGGGTCCTGAAGGGCGATGCAAGATAATATGGAATAGAAAAGGATGGGGGTTCAGGTCAGGTCTTGGGTTAAACCCACAGTTAAGGGGTCCTGAAGGGGGATGCAAGATAATGTGGAATAGAAAAGGATGGGGGTTCAGGTCAGGCCTTGGGTTAAACCCACAGTTAAGGGGTCCTGAAGGGGGATGCAAGATAATGTGGAATAGAAAAGGATGGGGGTTCAGGTCAGGCCTTGGGTTAAACCCACAGTTAAGGGGTCCTGAAGGGGGATGCAAGATAATATGGAATAGAAAAGGATGGGGGTTCAGGTCAGGCCTTGGGTTAAACCCACAGTTAAGGGGTCCTGAAGAGGGCTGTGGCTCCTGACTCTATTTCTCTGGCCAACAGTTGGCAAACTCTATTCAGATTGAAGCGTTCTTGTAAACACACATCGGGGCAAGCCTTGGGGAGCCCGATGCTCCTGGTTGTCCTCAAGCAAAGACAAATTCCCCAAGAGTGAGTCTGGGGGGGTCGCGAACAGCAGCCTTAGCTCTCCTCCCACGGGGCACTGGAGTGGCTCCCTGGCAATCTGTAACTTGTTGGACTAAGGCCCTGCAAATCTAGGGTGGGGTGCCTGGGGACAGCCCTGGCCGTCCTAACGTGTGTGCTTAAAGTGTGCTAGGGAACATCCTCCCTGACCATCTGCTTAAAGGAAGCGAGACCCCCAGCAATCCGGACACCTCAGATGCGCTCCGGGGCCCCCAGGTGCTCACATCAGCAGCACTGGTCACTTTAGGACTTTTGGAGCTTTAGGGGGAGGGTTTCCTTGGGTTCTCAGAAATCCAAGTCCCTCCTTTCCCAGATGGAGCAAATGAGATGGAGGGGTGAGACGGGGCCGCGACGGAGGGGCCTGGTCCGCAGCCGAAGTGGCACACCAGAGGCGCTCCATATGCTGGAGAAGGGTCAGACTTTCCCCAGCGCCAGAGCTCCCATGGCCTAGTAAAAACAGAGCCTCCTAAAACAGGAAGCAGGAAAACACCTGTTTATTCCAAAAATCTCAAAGATACAACTCTGGCTTCACTCAGGCCgagagcagagagagggagaagcgAGGGCTGGAGCGTCCTCTCCCATGGAGGGAGGGCTGCAGCGTCCTCTCCCATGGAGGGAGGGCTGGGTGTCCTCCCGGGGAgtgctccctcttccctcctccacccTGGCAATTCCAGAACAGAAAAGGTCCGAAGCCGTCCTGGAGGGTGGGAGAGGCTGGATTCCTGCAGTTTTGCTCTGCTCCCCAAAGCCCGTCCCCCCTCAATCCCCCTTCCCACCCTGCCCCTGGCCCTTTTCCCATTATGGCTTATAATCATCGAGGGGGCACAGGCACCCCAGGCAGATGGGCTAGCACCCACCTGGATCCTTGAGAGGGAAACAGAGGGGAGGGACCAGGATCGGGCGAGAGACAAAATGGAAGAAGAGCTCCGGTGTGTCCGGGGAGGAGAGGAGCTCTGGATTGGGGAGGGCGGGAAGGCCCCGTTGTATGTGGGGTGCGGGACGCGGGCCCGGGGGCCTTGGACAAAGCAGTCCTGCCGTGGAGCGTCGGCTCCCTCCCCAGCCCTGACAAGGGCCTGGTCTCACCATTAAGGTGCAGCTGGAGCTGAGGGCAGAAGTGCAGGCATTGGGGGGGAGGACTGGGGACGGACGGGGACAGGAGCCCCCCACCTTGCCCTGGAGGCTGGGGAGGGTTTAGCCCTTAAGTGTTGGGGTGTAGGCACCCCCGAATCATGGCTATGTACAAGGGGGAGGATGAGTTGTGCATGGGGAATGGGGAGCCCCCAGACACCAGAAAGGTTCCCTGGGGGAGGCAAGGGGGAGATGCCTTAAGAATGGTCCCAGCCCACCCTCCTGCCGTCCACTCCGGGATTCCCTCTGCCCACTCCTCATCCCCAAAAGGAAGCCCAAGTCTGGGGGGGGAGCCTGAGGTCGAGGCAGTCCAAGGGGGCAGAGCTCACGGCAGTGAGGGCAAAGAGGCAGTGATATCACGGAGGGGGGGGGCCGCTCCCAGGGGAGGCCATCCTCAGCGGGGGAGGGGGACGCCATCGCAGGACCCTCGGGGAGGAAGCGCTCCTCGCAGGCAGACACGAGCCGCCTCCTCCTGCGGGGGTCGCCAGGCCAGCAAGCAGTGAGATCCGCTGGGGGGGAGGGGTCCCCGAGGAGGCGGCCACCCCGAAAGGAGGAGATGTCATCGGGCAGCCGTCCAGGCAGCAGCGGCGACGGCGGTCACCGAGGGAGGCAGCGACGCGTCCCTGGGGACACGCAGGAAGGAAGCGACGACGGCACGTCCCAGAGGAGACCTCCAGGCTGGCGGTGGGGGCCTCAGGCGCAGGAAGGCTCTCCTCGGGACCTCCCGGGGACCCAGACCCTCGGTAAGAGGTAAGAGTCCTCCTGCACGCTGAGCGGGCAGAGCTCACCCACCAGGCTGGGCTGGTTCTGGGAGCCCCAGGGCAAGGAGGCCGCGGATCAGCCGTGCCCAGCATCCGGAGGGCCCGGCCATGCCGGGGGAGCCTATGAGAGGATGGCATGAGTTCTTGGGGGGAACAGGAGAGCTGCCTCCAGCACGAAGGAGGTTCTTCTATTTGCCCGCGGAGGCCGGGGCTGGGCATGGCGGGGGACCCACCAAGATGCTGAGTGAGCCTCAACCCCGACTCCCCGACGACGGGAGCTGCCCCCAAACCTAGGAGATGGTCGGGGCCCCTCCCTGGAGTCTCCAAGAAGGGGAGGTCGCGGCCGGGGCTGGATGAGATGGCCGGCCATCGGGGGTTCCAGCTGCAACTTCCCTGGCTCCTTTGAGGGAGGTGAGCTCCTCTGAGGAGGAGCCGGTGGTCGCCAGGAGGGAGGAAGACTGGACGGCCGAGGGGCAAGGCCTGAGCCGGGGGGCCAGAGGGCTGGGCCAGGCTCCCCCAACGCCCCCCGCGATGGCAGCGAGTTCACAATCTCCAGGGCGGTGGGAGCCTTCAGGAAGGAATGGTGGGGGGCGGGGGGGCTCTGGGAAATGACATCACGGTCAGAGGGAAGGGCCCGGAAGGAGTGCGGGGATACTTGGCCAGTCTCCTGCTGACCCCGCTTCTCCCTGGACGCCTCCCAAAGGGTCGGAACCACCGGGGAGAACGTCCCGCAAGGCAAGGAGCCTGGGCGGACGGACGGCGTGTCCAGGAATGGCGTCGCCCAGAGATGGACTTGGTGGGGCAGGAAGGGGGGGAGATCAGCACATGGCATCGTGGGAGGGCCACGTCCCCCGGGAGGGTGCGCCGTGGGCCAGGGGGCTAGCAGCGGGGTAAAGCCTCTAGCACCTCGGGACAGCCAGGAACCTCGGGGGGATGTCGTGGGAGACGACGGCATGGGAAGAGGAGCACTTGGCAGGGGCGAAGGCTTTGGCAGTGATGTCACAAGAAGGCGATCTACCGGGGACATTGTCGAGGGGACGGTAGCCGGGGGGACGACGTCCCAGGAAGGCCCCGAGCCTCTGGAGCTCGTGGCCCAGAAGGGACGCGGTGGCCGGGGCAGAGCCCCAGAGGCGCGGCCCCCCCGTGGCCGGGCAGCCCGGCCAGAGCCTCGCGGGTGGGCGCCTCCGGGAGGGCCAGCTTCGGGCCCTCAGACCGTCACCTCATTCTTGCTGGCTGTGCGCAGGTGCTGCGGGTGGTGGTGGCCGGGGATGAACTGGAGGGTCTCCAGGCCTCCCTGGTGCTGGAAGGGCGGGCGCCGGGCCAGcgtcccccccccaccccccgcctCAGGCCCCATGCCCCCCCAGGCCGCAGGGGACAGGCCGTGGCGCAGGTGGTGGGGGTGGTGGGCGTGGTGGGTGTGAAGGGGAGGGGGCAAGCCGTGCAGGGGTGTGGGGGGCCCGGGCCCCAGGAGCAGGTTGGTGTGGGAGGCCGCCAGGCCCCCTCGGGGTGGGTCTGGAGGCGGGGCGGGGCTCCGGGGTGGGGACAGGAGCCGTTCCTGGCTCTGGAGGGCCTCCGGAGAGGACAGCAAAAGGCGCTCCTGGGAGACCAGGCGGGCCCGGGGCAGGGTGAACTCGTAGTGGGACCCCCGGCCGCCGTCGGACAGCAGGTGCTCCTGAGACATGACGCGGCGGGGGTTGGGCATCGGGGCCTGCTCCTCGGGGCTGCCCCAGCCTTCCCCGGCCCCGCCGTAGCCGCCGCCCCCCGTGCCGGGCCGGCGCATGGCATGGAGGGGCAGCGTCCCGCGGGGCAGCTCGCCCATGTGCCTCCTCTTCATGTAGGCGTCGTCCAGGTCCTTCTCGGCTGGACAAAGCAGGGAACCGGGGCCGTCAGCTCCCCGGCCTCCCTGCGTCCCCCGCTCCCGACCCCCGGCTGCCCTCGCCCCTCCCAGGAAAGGGAAGGGGCCCAGAGGGAGACCCGCAAGGGAGGACAGAGGCCCGCCAGGCAGGGGGGAGTCAGGCAGGACAGGGGAGGGCCGGGCGTGCCCAAGGCCAGCAGCCACCGGGAGCTCCTCAGACCCCACCCCCAGCTTGGGAGAGAGGGAAGCTCTGGCCCTCCACCCCCCAGCGGGCCCGGGGCCCGGCAGCCTCCCCATCCCAGCCCCGCTTGGGCCTCACCAAGCCTCTTGAGGGAGGAGTAGCGGCTGAGCTCCGACTTGACGGCCGCCTCGTAGGAAGGGGGCAGGTGGGAGAGGTTGTGGAAGGACCTCGAGCAGGAGAGCGTCGAGTAGTGGAGGGCCGGGCTGGGGGGGGGCTGGGCCCGCCAGTCTGGGACCAGAGGGGGCAGCGGCAGAAGGAGGCCGGTTGGAGCCGGAGGCCTGGCCGGGCGGCCTCCctgtccccttccctcctccccttccctcctccctccctcctccctcccctctcccctcccccaccacgGGCGCCCCTCCATACCCAGGGTGGCAGCATGATGTTTGGGGCTGTTGACGTTGAGGTGGATGTAATTATGATGCAAGGtgtctgtgtgggaggaggaggaggctgtGCATTAGCTGGCGAATGATCGCTCTCACCCCGTCTTTAGAGAGCCCCCAAAAGGACTGAGGGCCCCCCTTGCCAACCCCGGGTCACAGCCCTCTGCAGCCACCCCCAGGAAGGTGAAGACCACAGCCACAATGGCCCCATTTTCCAGAAGGGGGAGTTAAGGCCCAGCCAGCTTCGGAGTCGGCCGGGTTGTTCCTTCCCACCCCTAGAGGGGCACGTGGCAAGCCGAGAACAGTCTGGGGGAACAGGGAAGGGGCTGGagaggcagaggaggaggagggggaggacgGGAGAAGGCAGGCGGAAGCTGGAGCTGCAGgctgggaggaggaaaggggaagggccCTAGCAATGGAGTGAGGAGGCGGCAGGGAGGATGGGCGCTTGTGGGGGATGCGATGGGGGGAAGAGGCAGAGGCAGGTCCTGAGAGGGATTGTGGGAAGGCCAGGATGGCAGGGGGAGCCAGGGAAAGAAGCGAGGAGCAGCCAGGGATGACGAGACCCCCGGGGCCCCTGGCTTACCATGGTTGGAGGCCTTGACGGGATTATAGAGGTTTTTGGGGGGGCGGGGCGGGATGCTATCTGGTCCTCCCAGGCCTGGGGTCAAGGAACTGCTCCTTGCCCGGTCCGGACGGGTGGTGGGGCCCGCCTGGTGCCTCAGGATATCCACCAGGGCCCTGACGCAGGGGGTGCAGAGAGGTCAGGGGCGCTGGGTCCCAATCCCCTTAGGGCCAGCCCCTGCCCTCCCCTGGCAGAGGTCCTTCTGCTCTCTCCGCCCCCGCCCCGCCTGGCTGGCCCTCGCTCGGTGCCATCCCGGGTGCTTCTTGGCACCTCGCCTCATCAGTGGCTAGAGCTGAGGCAATCTCTGGGGGAAGCCAGAATGGCCCATAAGGGCCATGTTCCTCTGGGGGTCCCGCCCTGGGTACAGATCTAGGGCATGCAAACCTGCAGCAGCCCCCAATCTCCTGGCTGTTCTGCCCATGTGCAGTTGGGTCCTGACTCCCGGAAGCCCCTCTGTCTGGGATGACTCCAGCTCCCTTGCCCCTGCCCCCCGCAGCCCCAGCACCCCCCCACCCGGCCCCAGCGGGGATACCTGGGGACGTTGATCTCCCGGTGGGCCCGGGGAGCCCGGGAGGCTTTGCTGAAGGCCACCTTGGCGCCCACGCCCACGGCGAGAGCGAAGCTGATGACGCCGCACACCACGTAGGCCGTGCTGCCCCCTGGTCCCTCGCCGCCCCTGCCCCCAGCCCCTCCGGCTCCAGCCCCCGCCCGGTTCCCATCCAGCCAGCCTGGCTGACCGGGCCCGGGCCCCCCGCCATTGCCGCCCGCCCCGGGCCCCCCGGCATCGGAGGGCTGGGGGGTGTAGGCCCAGACCGGGGTGTCATAGTTGGAGCAGGAGGCCTGCGCCAGGCGCATGTGGCGGTGCTCGCAGCAGAAGCGGTAATAGCACGTGCCGCAGCAGAAGCGGAAGGAGCCGGTGCTGCAGTTGAAGGTGGCGTCGTACTGGCCCATGACATCGTAGTAGCCGTGGCACAACTCTGCGGGCAGGGGCGCCCGAGCCGCTTGCCCTCCGCCCCCGCCCCCCGAGGTCCCGTTGCTGGGCGCACCGCCGCCCCCTCCGCCGCCCCCCGTCACGGCCCCTGTCAGCCTGCGCAGGTGAGCCAACAGGGCTGGGAGGGGACCCGTGGCCGCCAGGCTGTCGGTGCCGTTGGGCAAGTGGGCCAGAGCCAGGGCCGGGCCCAGGGAGCAGGCCAGGAGGAGGGGGCACAGGAACAGGGCAGGAGGCATGGCCGCAGCAAGGCTTGGCgctgtgggagagaagagggaagagatgaGCCATGGAGGGGGCAGAGAGGGGGGGCTGGCTGCAGGGGGCATGGGGAGGGCCCCAGAAGAGGAGGCAAGCTGGACTGGTGGAAGGAAACATGGGAAGGACCCCACGCAGACTGCTGGGGGAGCGCCCGGGGCACCCACACAGGGCTCAGGGGCCCAGGGAGAGCCGAGGTCGGCTGGCCAGCCACCAGGGAGTGGGCAAAGGTAGAGGCGCTGAGGAGGGAACCGAGGCAGGGCTCTCGGGCTGCTCTGCCACATGCCTCTGCCCAGAGCTGAGAGAGGGAGCCTGACAAAGAGCCGGGGGTCCAGAGAGACCCAGGCCAGAGCTGAGAGAGGGAGTGAAAGTCGACAATGAGCTGGGGCCCAGGGAGTCCCAGCCCAGAGCTGAGAGAGAGGGAGCCCGACAAAGAGCCGGGGTCCAGAGAGACCCAGGCC from Sminthopsis crassicaudata isolate SCR6 chromosome 3, ASM4859323v1, whole genome shotgun sequence includes these protein-coding regions:
- the SHISA7 gene encoding protein shisa-7 encodes the protein MPPALFLCPLLLACSLGPALALAHLPNGTDSLAATGPLPALLAHLRRLTGAVTGGGGGGGGAPSNGTSGGGGGGQAARAPLPAELCHGYYDVMGQYDATFNCSTGSFRFCCGTCYYRFCCEHRHMRLAQASCSNYDTPVWAYTPQPSDAGGPGAGGNGGGPGPGQPGWLDGNRAGAGAGGAGGRGGEGPGGSTAYVVCGVISFALAVGVGAKVAFSKASRAPRAHREINVPRALVDILRHQAGPTTRPDRARSSSLTPGLGGPDSIPPRPPKNLYNPVKASNHDTLHHNYIHLNVNSPKHHAATLDWRAQPPPSPALHYSTLSCSRSFHNLSHLPPSYEAAVKSELSRYSSLKRLAEKDLDDAYMKRRHMGELPRGTLPLHAMRRPGTGGGGYGGAGEGWGSPEEQAPMPNPRRVMSQEHLLSDGGRGSHYEFTLPRARLVSQERLLLSSPEALQSQERLLSPPRSPAPPPDPPRGGLAASHTNLLLGPGPPTPLHGLPPPLHTHHAHHPHHLRHGLSPAAWGGMGPEAGGGGGTLARRPPFQHQGGLETLQFIPGHHHPQHLRTASKNEVTV